The nucleotide sequence aattctttttttttttaaaaaaaggttttatttatttatttgacagacacagcgagagagggaatacaggcagggggggtgggagagggaggagcaggcttcctgccaagcagggagcccaatgcggggctcgataccaggaccctggagattatgacctgagccgaaggcagatgcttaactactgagccacccaggcactccagaatAATTCTTTGCAAGGGCTCTTGATACATTGACCACGCTATTCTGGACCATAAATTtataaggatctttttttttaagatttatttatttgagagagagtgtgtgtacatgagcaaggggaagggcagagaaagagaaactcaagcagactctatgctgagcatggagcccgttgcaggacttgatctcacgatcctgagatcatgacctgagctgaaatgaagagttggacactcaaccaactgagccacgcagatgcCCCTATAAGGATCTCTTAATGCCATGTGCCTTGTCCCTTCTATACCCTGAATCTTGGGAAAAGGAGCTGAAGGTTATTCCAGTTTATTACTTGCCTGGATTGTGTCAGTATTTTTTGAGGAGCAATTAACATGCTATTTCTGTTTACAAAAATACATAGCATATTAagaattaagtaattaaaaattgttattcAATACTAATCTATTTCTTCAGGtgcaaaaatacacaaaactctAAAATCACCGTGAGACCACATACAGCAAACATGAATGATATTTCCCAAAAGGCTGAGGTAAGTCTccaacgttaaaaaaaaaaaaagggggggggggaacgtAGGATTGACTATAGAGCTGCGGAAATGGTAGAGCTGCTTGGTGGAAAGGTCATAGTTCATAATGACCTAGTGTCAGGatagaaaatgtaaaagctaaaattcACAGGCTGTTCTTGGGCCCAGTATTTTCATTTGGATTCTAATCTTGGCAGCATAATTATTAAATTTGTGAATGATGGTGAAGTGGATGTGATAGCTAACACCTTGAACAGAATTTTAATACCTTGATAAGtcttagaagttattttttttagtatttaaaaaactAGATTTGATGTATATCTTTAGGAGAAAGCAATAATTCACTCTCAGGAGAGGCTCCTTCTCAGCTACTTCTTCCAGCAGCTGCAGCAAAACTTCTCTTCGCCTTTTTCTGGCTCTTGGCTGTACTTGGAGTTGTAGTAAGAAGAGTTCAGTTGCTGACACCCCAAaattatgaagtttaaaaaaaccttaaatggCCAATGACACCATAAGATGATAATAAAATAGAGGCTGGGTATGCCACAGATTAATAAGTAACTTGCCATTATCACTAGGAGAAAAGGGTTTGATGTTCTGAGGCACCAACGTTTTATTTACTGAAATTTTTTAGCAATCTGCTTAATTTTTGAAACGATGAAAATAATTGGCTTTCCTGGTTTTACAGTGGAGGGAAATCTTTCCTCCAGTCTTTTACTAGATTCCTCCTTTCCTGGGAAGCTCTTTTGCCGTCTCAGAGGTCAACCTACTTGGAATGATACAgcctttttacacatttttaatgttGGTGTACAGAGGTTCTAGATGGGTTGTGTAGTAGTCAACCTCTAAATCACTGCTTGTATGTGAAGACCCTGGCACATCTCGGCCATACATGGGAATAAAGGACTGCCCTtcagttttattcatatttgatAGGGAAACAAGCAAGAGCATTGACATATGAAGTAGGCTTTAAACTTGAAAGCCTAAACTTTTGCCTTGTTTTCACTTTCACCTAATTTATTGAAATTAGTCCTGGTATCTTTTAAGTAAGAGATgtcaaatctgaatttttaataatgtaggaaaatatattgttttaaattagaaTCCAgtattcaatttttatattttactagcCTTCAGTTTCAGGGGAACATACCTACAAAATGGAACTTCTTTATATTAATaagtttttattcatattttctaaatttcatttttcatacttTAGAAAATAATCAGATTATGATTGTACAAATGTTTCAAactcatttctattttgtttcaatAAGTATTTCTTATATTGCTTATTCTGATCTATCTTTACTTGATTTCttcctatcttatttttttttaactttcttctctttattttcttctaacgAAGATTCTGCTTTCTTCATCTAAACCTGTCCCAAAAACCTATGTGCCAAAACTTGGCAAGGGTGATGTAAAGGATAAGTTTGAAGCCATGCAGAGagccagggaagaaagaaatcaaaggagatctagagatgaaaaacaaagaagaaaagaacaatatattagagagagagaatggaacaggagaaagcaggaggttattttattttattttattcttgtgcaaaattaattttcatctttttaatttacaCATTATTATTCACATTAaccatattttatattaactataaaataattttctgtatttataagttAATTTCAAACTCGGTATATAATATAACTTAGTCTAAATTTTGGAcatgttcatatttatttaactatttagaTTAAAGAAATGCTTGCTTCTGATGATGAGGAAGAGGTATCTTCGAAAGTAGAAAAGGCTTATGTCCCAAAGCTAACAGGTAAGAAACTTGAGAGGGAAATAAATTGCAAAACGGGAAACATAGCAAAATATCAAACATGTTTCATATGTTCTTAGGAACTGTTAAAGGTAGATTTGCTGAAATGGAGAAACAAAGAcaagaggaacaaagaaagagaacGGAGGAGGAACGAAGACGCAGAATTGAGCAGGATATGTTAGAGAAGAGGAAGATCCAACGTGAATTAGCAAAAAGGGCTGAGCAGGTATACACTAAATATGAAATTGGTATTTACTTCAGAAACTGACTGTACAGAGTAAAACTAATTAGTACATTgcctaattaaaatattttaatataacacTAGCTTCTTAAATAGCAGCTAACTTGAAAACAAGATCTTaagtacaaatatttattatcaaatGCCAAAAGGATAAGGgcaaaatgtccttattttaagGTTGAATGCTGTACCATCTTGTCATTCAGTCCGTATTCCTTCCATGGACcacatttcttgtttttcctgACACGTTAGAGGTTTTTACAAAGACGTAAGGGCAGTTTCACATAAACTATCCACAACGTGCTGGTCTTTCAATAgtaatcaataaatacttattggtTATTATTACACATTAAGGCATAATTAGGATACCTTCCCACTCAAGAATTTCAATCAAATcgtattttatttaataatgttatTGTCAGCTAGCttaataacttttttgttttttaagattttatttatctgttagagacagagagagcatctAAGATGGGGGAGCTGTAGGGCAGAGGGAGGTgcaggctctccgtggagcagggagcccgatgtggggctcgatcccaggaccctgggatcatgacttgagcagaaggcggacgcttaaccatctgagccacccaggtgtcccagctttttttgttttttaagttggtGGTAGGAGAGGGGAGAAATATGTGACAGCTATTTGCTTTAGATAGCCATTATTGATGCCCATAGCTGTAGGGGACAAattagaagggagaaaaaaattattactatGATTTTATATAGTTTCTTTAATGGATTtagaatttctatatattttagtttaaagCATGAGAAGTAAGAAGTTggtaagcatttttaaaatacaccaaGAATCTGGGGGTGCTcgggtagcttagtcagttaagtgtcttgcctttggcttgggtcatgatcccggggtgctgggattgagccccccatctggcttcctgctctgtggggaggcctgcttctccctctgcctgccactcccccggcttgtgctctctctctctctgtcaaataaaatattttattttttaaagattttttttttagtacatatAGATGAAATGTCATGAAACCATTTTAGCTTCTCCTCCATCTCTCATCATTAACAAATTAACATAGTCTTCAcagtataaaaacatttttattgtgaaattgtACTTGGCTCTTTTTTGCCTACTCTTTTAAGTGCCATAAATCTACTTGCTACACTCCTTTCAGTTTCCTacctttctgaaaataaaaatgacaaagaaggcaaagcATATGCCatacttaaatgtaaaagaaatttatttaccCAGATTTTGCAAACAACTACTTTCTGTGGCACAAATAGCCACTTATGACATATGCCAGATGAATTATAGAAAAGAATtggaatttcttatattttatcacTTTGTACCTCTTTATCTAAAGAAAGGATGACATGTACTTTATCTCTGCCATCTCCAGTCATCCaagatgagaatttttttttttttaagattttatttatttatttgacacacagagagatacagctagagagggaacacaaacagggcgagcgggagagggagaagcaggctcctggctgagcagggagcccgatgtagggctcgatcctaggatcctgggatcatgacctgagctgaaggcagacttttaatgactgagccgcctaggTGCCCCAGAGAATTCATTTTGCAATGAAATTTCACCCAGGagtacaaatataataaatattatagattttatgttgtaaatataaaatatattagcagatataattacatttttaatataaattataaaatagggTAATAAAATCAgactaaaatatataattaaaatataaggaTTTGACAACAAATAGTGGGTACGTGCATGGGGTTAGTCTACTTATTTTGAGTCTTATATACTTTTTCAGAAAGCACTAACTAGACTCATGAGACTTTAAGACCCACTACAACTCCAAGAACTGAATATATAGGCAGTGATTTCTCAAAGAAAAACTATGTGTGTGTTGAAGAGGTGAGTTTAAATATGATGAAGACATGGGATactaagagagggagacaaggtATCAAGgagaaaaaccccaaaaaacactTCTTTAGTAACTCCAGAAACTACATGGCAGGGTTCCTTAGAATCCTGGTTAATGAAACTTTTCGCTTATTACATTATTTGAGAATATGTAGGTAGAGCAAAATAAACAATAGTAATTTTATCTTACAAATATGGAaagtccaatttaaaaatttaagtacatTTTCTGCTCAAGTctaataaaattgaatatatCTTTGAATTTAAGAAGTATGATGTAggtaataaagaaaatcttaatgttggggcacctgggtggctcaattggtggagcatgtgacttgattttggggtcatcggttcgagtcccacattgggggtggagtttactaagaaaaataaagtcttaacgTTAATTTGAAAAACCCACTTGTATAAGTCCATATTCAAGAATGCTTGAGAAGGGTTTCCTGACCCAGGAGGATAACTACCAGATTCTAGATCCTCTTATGATGAATTAAAAATGGGTATACTTTTTATACTGGATGTTAGAATCAAGGACCAATAAAACTTGGGGGAGAATCTTAATTCAGTATAATCTGGTTATCTTTGAGGACACTCTGACAGGCAAGGTTAACATCTATCAActtagaaaataagaatttattggTAGGGGACTGGGATGTTGAAAATAAAGGGGACAAAAGGAAGTTCCTCTGGGAAGGAGTAAAAGGAATTTCCTTTTCATAATCAAAAGAAATAGTTGGGAAGCAGTTTTTCAGTGGTAGCTTCTGAGAGCCAACACTATAACAGAACTGAATGTCTCAGttctctgtgaatatactgaCACCATGGCCACTCAGACAAATTcaccttttcctttgtttatggaaacccaatgaaaataaaattatgttagtggcttaaaatgagcaaagaagaaaGCATACAACAACGAAACAAAAGCCACTccataatataatttattatcttatCATAAGCTAATAAAAATCTGAGAAGGTTTTAGTAGCAAGTAAAAGAAATTTGGAGTTAAGAAATTTAGAATTTATCTTTCCTATACTGTCAGTGTCTGGCTTCTCACTGTATCTCCTAGAACTTTTTATTGAGAGACAAATGTGATTTGTCAAGGAATTGTTAGCATTCTTTGGaagggaaatacttttttttttaagtttatttatttatttaaagtaatctctacacccagtgtggggcttggactcatgactctgagatcagaTGTTACATGCTCTTCCAACAGAACCAGCAGGTACccctgaaaagaaataattttgtaattattttattatggcttaaaatttttcttagtaCAATACATCATTCAATAAAACCTTCACCACTTACATAGCAAATCAGTGTAATATATAATTGTGCAAAAGAAATCAttctaaacaaaacaataaaattattaaaatgtaaaatagatttatttttaataaattattcagaatttatttttcaagaaatttggtatcttaataaaatgtattaattctcCCGTGACAGAGaatatagaaaaggaaagtgaaatgaTGAAGAACAGGGACTTAGCCAGTCCAGTTCCTCCTATGAGCCAAGGTACAACAGAATTCCCTTAGACTGCATAAGGAACAAACCACTTCCAGACTCTTTCACTGATGTTAAAAATCAcgttaaaacaataaataatatgaATGTTTACTTTCTAACTTCTCCCATTTTCCCACTGCTTATGTTTCCTTTTCCTGAGATCTCAAACATTGCATTATTTAAATTGCCTagcttctttctcatttctgtttgTTACATACGTTAGCCTGCCGCTCGAGCTACCCTAATGGTGTTTCTTATGAATAATGTCCAAGTTGAGACCCCTTCTACTGAATGAGGGCCTTTCTTTCCTAGATGTGGTCAAAATAGAGAGTAAACAATAATATCAACCAGAATTCTTGTCCCTTCTAAACCAGCCATGTGAAAGTTAGTGCACTGCATTGTTTTACCGTCAGTTATATTTTTGCCATATATTTATATTGCAAAATATAGTCATGATTATTTGATTACTACTGATAGGTTTTACTTTGGCTGGGGCAGAGACTGAGAATGGAGAAATGTTTCTGTATCTCAGTTTAAATTgctaatttaattaataattgcTACTTGTAAGCTTACAGCAGGTCATAAGAATTTGGTCCATTATTCAAATTCCAGAATTACAAAGGTaggctttaattttttcttaatatattccCTAGATATTGATTTGATgtcaaaatacaaaaactaataTAAGGTTTAATCTCCACTTAGACATAATAGGCCAATTtggagaaacataaaaatatttcaaaaattataaatttgaaaatttactgTAAGTCACAGCTAAATTACTTTTCAGTTGTATATTtaaaagcagaaagcagaaagcagaaatTCAGTGTAATGTAATGATATGAAATTCTCATTCAATAGATTGAGGACATAAACAATACGGGAACTGAATCAGCACCAGAGGTAAATGGACATTTCCTTTAATGAAACATCACCTAAAATTATCTGGTTcacaaataatcttttaattaaaaatgaaaagcatttttatttttattataattatagcaacaacaacaaaaaggacaaAAGTATTTTGCAAAGCAAGATCATACTTTTGCACTTTCAAACACTAGCTTAGTGTCTtaaaagtatggaaaaaaaaaagtatgtttttgcTTTCATGGTTAGAGACACAAATCTCAGATTGAGATACTCTGCCAAGACTGTGTATTTCTTGAACTGTTACTAATGGTTGAGATTGTTGAaagctaacattttttaaaagcagggttttttccatcatttgtcttcctctttcctcagAGTTCTTGATAGTTTGTTTTGATTATCACATACTAGTATCTAGTAACATGAAGGAAtgttcaacaaccacaaaaatgTTAGCTAATTCCTTTTTACCTAACAGAGAAGGTTAAGCATAAGTCAATTTGATGGTGTGCCTAAAACTACAGCCACACAAATTGGAAGCAGTTTTATTTTAGGGACATGTGTTACATATTataacttactttatttttggaaaaaagttcAGAGGTAACAGTAGATTAatagaattaattaaaataaatttgaaaaacagatttaagaatattttactaGGACCAAATGCCGATGAGTATGgtctataaatgttttataaataacttGGAAATactgtttgtttttcctcactaaataatagttttattaagTAGTTAAAAACTTGCATGGAGAAAAAAGTCCTATGGAGAGactttctgtgtgtgtttaaacaGAATCTATCCACCATCAAATTGATTTAGAGTACACTCACATGCACATCACCTTTTGTGGAACTAGTGCACGGACAGCTAAATTCAGATGATGTCATGCAGTTTTATCCAAACAGCTGTATTAACACCACCTTCTAGGAAAGAAGATGCTCCTTGAACCTTGTCAACAATGGATTTCAGTTAAATTAACTCAATGTACAATGAGTTCAGAGAAAGAACTATTGAATAGAAATCtgtaaaaactatatataaatttttgttcttcatAAATTGATGGCAATGTAATGAAATTCACCAATAATGGAGGCAAGATCCCATGAAACCTAAATTTTGGTTAGCAAGAAATAtgctaattttctattttataaatcagGAAGGAGACGATTCACTACTTGTAACAGTGGTACCTGTCAAATCACACAAAAGTTCTGGAAAGATGAAGAATTTTGAGGATCTAGAGAAAGAacgagaagaaaaagaaagggtcaAACatgaagaagataaaagaataagATATGAAGAACAACGGCGATCTCTCAAGGAAGCAAAGAGTCTTTCATTGGtcatggtaatttttatttttattttttttaggtacaAATCAAAGCAGTTAAGTTACTAGCATTTCCTTTTATGATTAACAGATGTGTTTGCACAATGTTTCTTAGGATGATGAACTAGAAAGTGAGgcaaaaaaagaatctctttctCCTGGAAAACTGAAACTAACTTTTGAAGAATTGgaaagacaaagacaagaaaaccGGAGGAGGCAAGCTGAAGAGGAAGCAAGACAACGTTTAGAAGAAGAGAAACGTGCTTTTGAAGAAGCAAGGCGgcaaatggtaaaataaatatatatatataacatattttaaaatatatatatatatttttaaagattttatttttaagtaatctctacactcaacatggggctcgaaccaagagttgcacgctctaccaagtgagccagcagATGCCcctataatatatgtatttatatatgatatatatatgatatataacctacaaatgatattttatatatgtcatataaatgttatatataaaaaatgtaattttagggAAGGAAGCTggctttaaataaaattcattcctATAAATTCAAGGAGATTGTCTATATAAAAGGGTCTGATTTTGAAACTGTACATATTTCCTATATAAAATGTATCtattattttctagtttccctTTATGATGGGACATTTTACCTaatatgctttaaatttttatttttgttataaattataaatatgtaaaataagtcAATGAACCTGGTTTCTCTTTATCTGTTAATTCAGCCTGCAGTGTTTTTAATGACAGGGTACAGCACATGCACACTTTCAAGTCTAATCATAAGTGTACACTTAGTTTTAGTCCAGTTTTTCAAATAGTTGAacttatcaaaataaatttactaTGGAATATGCAGTTTGTCATATAAGgtatgtaggtgtgtgtgtgtgtctagaggTATGgagtgtagtggttaagagcatagtTTCTGGAACCACACTGCCTGGATTCACATATCTCTTGTTTATTTAGTGTGTAACCagggacaagttatttaacccctctatgtcttagtttccttatttgtaaaatggtgaaaataattGTGTCTACCTCTTAAATTGTATGTGAGTTAATACAGAAAGCATTTAAAGTAATGTCTGGCATATTAATACGTGCTGTAAAATGATAACTATTATTAATAActatatcaataaaattgaaataaaaaatactgatttcaaatctcattataaattttttgaattttaatggaatatctataatttttaaaaagtttcagaaTTTCTTGATCAACTTTCATTAATGATGTCCTAAGGACTGTATCTACAAAAGTTAAATTCTCTAGACATTTGTTTGAAAATGTTATTACCTCTGGGTAATTATAATTGCATAATATGTACACACTTTAGCTACCAGTGGTGATCAATttcatgaaaatagaaatatcaatCAAATcataaatttcaataaatatttaattataattttaattataaaataataaaatttgaattttataaaacatagtTCCAGGTAATCTTTTATCTGATTAGTATAAGGAAAAGTACCATAGTTCATAGTAAAATATccatgaaaattacaaaatgagaACTTTTACTACAAAAGAGACTCTATAGATATACTTGAAGCATAGTAAGTACACACACgcattttatgttttgttctggaagagttaatatttattagaaCTCTTAAATGACCCCTTAAATTCTTTCAAACActcaatttatctatttaaaaatttgactttCATGGGAACTGTTATTTAACTTGAGTACATCTTTATTTGGAATTTCTCCAAATTTGAATACTTTATCAGataagaaattataaaggaaGGGAAATTTGGTCAAATATATTAAGggcaagaaaatatttgtgtgtgagGTGGCCAattctgtgccttttgattgaTAATTCATTCCTACCCTTGATGAATCTCAGTTCTTAGTAATGAGTTGTTTCTTGGTTAGGtaaatgaagaggaggaaaaccaagacacagaaaaaattttaaaagggtacCGCCCTGGTAAACTCAAACTCAgttttgaagaaatagaaagacaaaggagagaagatgaaaaaaggaaggcagaagaagaagccaggaggagaatagaggaagaaaagaaggcattTGCTGAAGCAAGGAGAAGCATGGTAAGATAGAATATAACTGGAGAATGCCATTAGGATTCAACTTTTTTAAGAGTATGTTAAGAGGGGGTGCctgactggttcagtcagtaTTGTATGCaagtcttggggttgtgagtttgagccctatgttgagTATAgcgattactttaaaaattttttaaatttggggtgcctgggtggtgcagtcaattaagcattcaactcttggttttggctcaggttgtgatctcagggtcttgacattgagcctgtgtcaggctccacgctcagcacagtgtttgagactctctccctttgctccttcccccTGTACTCAGATACacactcactgtctctcaaataaaccttaattttttttaattaaaaaaatagagtatgtaagaaaaataattaaactttagatattattatttctgGAATCTGTCGAAAGTAGGGATAGCAAATAAGCTTTAAAGTCTCCTATGGCATTAACACCTATCAGTTAAAGGTGTTTGCTTCAGTGTAATGTTGAGAAGGTTCTGATTAAGTTGCTATGCCTGGCTTAAAGGATTGAATATTATCTTCCTTCTCTGGGAAGGCATGTTTTCCAGAAGTATCTAAGCAGAGATTTTCCTACTCTaccttttcttccattctctccattcttctttcccttcccacatTTCCTCCTtcacttcttccctccctccttcctttctttcctcctttcatttCACTTTCCATCCCATCCAGTACATATTAAATGACCAAAGCCATTTAATCACAATTATTTAATTCTCCAAAATGCTCACCCATCACTTCTGGATATTGTTACCAAAATTAATTCCATCACAAAGTTACACCCCCTATACcactttttaaagtttgtaaAATGTACAGTTATCTCACAAACTATTTTCAAGCAAGTTGACCTATAAATGCTGCATCTCCTTCTTGAAACATAAAAAGTACgttctacgcccaacatggggcttgaactacAACCTGACGATCGAGAGTTGCAGGCcctaccgattgagccagccaggtgctccccctcttcttgaaacattttaattGGCTTCAGTGATATTATGACCTAGTTTTCTTCCTATGTCTGGGGGAGCTTCAGGCACATATATCCATGTGTTTATTTGGCTTCATTACCCATCCAGATGGTCAAATCAAAAAGTTGGGAGTCTTAAAGACTTCCACCTTCTCATTCATGCCTCACATCCAGTCATTCACTAAGTCTCATTCATTCTACCTTCCAAATCACTCTAAAAATCGATCAGGTTTTCCCTCATTTCCACTGCCATTGTTACCCTTCCTTGGGTCACCTATCTCCTCCCAGGTCACAGTTATCTCTAGCCTCAAACCAACTCCTATTTAATTTGCTTTCTTGTCTATAATCCATTCTTCTTTGTAAAGACAAGAGTgatctttctcgctctctctttcagGTAAATTTGTGTTACTATTTTGCTTAAGAATTTTCCACTTCCCTTAaccaaaaatctaaaaattttttaaatctaaaaatttttaaagaaatttctttataATATTGTCCTAgtatatttttccagtttcatttctttattcttaatcTGCCATCTTTGTTCTGGACATACTAAATTTCTCCCAATTTCTTCAAAATACTGTGCTCTCATCCATCTCTGGACCTTCATAAATGCTGAATGAAACAtgctcctctttcctttccccatgCTCTGCTGTCTCctattcatattttccatttcctctggGAATCCTTTCCTGAGGACACAAGTTCCAAAGACGTGTTCTTTCTGTGCATTCTTGTGGATTTTGTACTCCCCTGGTGTAGCACTAATGTATTGTTGTTGCTTACGGCTATTGTTCTCACTCATGAGGCTGAGACTGTTCATCAGGCACATGGCAGAAAGCATTCTAGCATAACAAATTTCCTATAAATGTTTGTGGAGTATATTAAAACTATCTTTCTAAAGAATAATTCTTATTTACTTGCTCAGTAAACGCTAcccctgacatagggcttgaactgacaaccccacgatcaagagttgcatctctactgactgagccagccaggtgccccttaaaacgATCTTGTGTGTAAAACTAGGTAATCCTtgtttcacaaatgatttctgcACAGAAAGCCCATAAACATTGTGAAGGCACTTAATTTTTGGAGAATAAGCAGGTTCAGAAGTGATAGACAAGAAGTAGCTGTGAAGATCAGGAGATCTAATCCTAGGGGTAGATTTTTAGGCTGAAACTGCCATGATTCACTAGTAGAAAAAGTGTAGGGAAGGAAAACTGCATTAATCCAAAACTCTAGTTTCCTAGAGATATTTCTGTATCAGGAAAGAGAaactttttccttcatttatgttgttttttttatccaggaCCATATTTTAACTTTGTATTACAGCTCAGTTAgcttatatattaataaaaatttttggcAATCTTTGGATTGTAAGACCACGTAAACATTGTTTCTGAGTTGAGTTTATTCTTTGGTAAAGCCTgtcatatataaaacaaataattaccCTTTGCCTTCTTATTACCCTATGTCTTCTTTAGCCACAGGGTCTTAATTCAGGCCAGACGTTTATTTTCTACTCTCAGGGGATAGAAAAACAGAATTAGGTAATTGCTTTTCATGGTAAAATGTATTCCAAGTCAGCGATTTAAAAGCG is from Zalophus californianus isolate mZalCal1 chromosome 4, mZalCal1.pri.v2, whole genome shotgun sequence and encodes:
- the NEXN gene encoding nexilin isoform X3, whose protein sequence is MNDISQKAEILLSSSKPVPKTYVPKLGKGDVKDKFEAMQRAREERNQRRSRDEKQRRKEQYIREREWNRRKQEIKEMLASDDEEEVSSKVEKAYVPKLTGTVKGRFAEMEKQRQEEQRKRTEEERRRRIEQDMLEKRKIQRELAKRAEQEGDDSLLVTVVPVKSHKSSGKMKNFEDLEKEREEKERVKHEEDKRIRYEEQRRSLKEAKSLSLVMDDELESEAKKESLSPGKLKLTFEELERQRQENRRRQAEEEARQRLEEEKRAFEEARRQMVNEEEENQDTEKILKGYRPGKLKLSFEEIERQRREDEKRKAEEEARRRIEEEKKAFAEARRSMVVDDDFPEMYKTISQESLTPGKLEINFEELLKQKMEEEKRRTEEERKHKLEMEKQEFEQLRQEMGEEEEEHETFELSREYEELIKLKRSGSIQAKNLKSKFEKIGQLSEKEIQKKIEEERARRRAIDLEIKEREAENFHEEEDVDVKPAKKSEAPFTHKVNMKARFEQMAKAREEEEQRRIEEQKLLRMQFEQKEIDAALQKKREEEEEEEGGSIMNGSTVEDEEQTRSGAPWFKKPLKNTSVVDSEPVRFTVKVTGEPKPEITWWFEGEILQDGEDYQYIERGETYCLYLPETFPEDEGEYMCKAVNNKGSAASTCILTIETDDY
- the NEXN gene encoding nexilin isoform X1, producing MNDISQKAEILLSSSKPVPKTYVPKLGKGDVKDKFEAMQRAREERNQRRSRDEKQRRKEQYIREREWNRRKQEIKEMLASDDEEEVSSKVEKAYVPKLTGTVKGRFAEMEKQRQEEQRKRTEEERRRRIEQDMLEKRKIQRELAKRAEQIEDINNTGTESAPEEGDDSLLVTVVPVKSHKSSGKMKNFEDLEKEREEKERVKHEEDKRIRYEEQRRSLKEAKSLSLVMDDELESEAKKESLSPGKLKLTFEELERQRQENRRRQAEEEARQRLEEEKRAFEEARRQMVNEEEENQDTEKILKGYRPGKLKLSFEEIERQRREDEKRKAEEEARRRIEEEKKAFAEARRSMVVDDDFPEMYKTISQESLTPGKLEINFEELLKQKMEEEKRRTEEERKHKLEMEKQEFEQLRQEMGEEEEEHETFELSREYEELIKLKRSGSIQAKNLKSKFEKIGQLSEKEIQKKIEEERARRRAIDLEIKEREAENFHEEEDVDVKPAKKSEAPFTHKVNMKARFEQMAKAREEEEQRRIEEQKLLRMQFEQKEIDAALQKKREEEEEEEGGSIMNGSTVEDEEQTRSGAPWFKKPLKNTSVVDSEPVRFTVKVTGEPKPEITWWFEGEILQDGEDYQYIERGETYCLYLPETFPEDEGEYMCKAVNNKGSAASTCILTIETDDY
- the NEXN gene encoding nexilin isoform X2; its protein translation is MNDISQKAEILLSSSKPVPKTYVPKLGKGDVKDKFEAMQRAREERNQRRSRDEKQRRKEQYIREREWNRRKQEIKEMLASDDEEEVSSKVEKAYVPKLTGTVKGRFAEMEKQRQEEQRKRTEEERRRRIEQDMLEKRKIQRELAKRAEQIEDINNTGTESAPEEGDDSLLVTVVPVKSHKSSGKMKNFEDLEKEREEKERVKHEEDKRIRYEEQRRSLKEAKSLSLVMDDELESEAKKESLSPGKLKLTFEELERQRQENRRRQAEEEARQRLEEEKRAFEEARRQMVNEEEENQDTEKILKGYRPGKLKLSFEEIERQRREDEKRKAEEEARRRIEEEKKAFAEARRSMVVDDDFPEMYKTISQESLTPGKLEINFEELLKQKMEEEKRRTEEERKHKLEMEKQEFEQLRQEMGEEEEEHETFELSREYEELIKLKRSGSIQAKNLKSKFEKIGQLSEKEIQKKIEEERARRRAIDLEIKEREAENFHEEEDVDVKPAKKSEAPFTHKVNMKARFEQMAKAREEEEQRRIEEQKLLRMQFEQKEIDAALQKKREEEEEEEGGSIMNGSTVEDEEQTRSGAPWFKKPLKNTSVVDSEPVRFTVKVTGEPKPEITWWFEGEILQDGEDYQYIERGETYCLYLPETFPEDEGEYMCKAVNNKGSAASTCILTIESKN